Within Fusarium fujikuroi IMI 58289 draft genome, chromosome FFUJ_chr08, the genomic segment GCATGCCTCCGCGACGTACGTATCTCGTTAGTCAAACAGCCCCCAGACAAACTGGGCTAACCTGGGGGTGCCCTGCCTGCATCAGATCGCCCATCTAGCTCCTTAGTTCAGCCCTACAAAGTACAGACTGGCGTCATCCTCATGCAGCGCTACAGTGAGCTCTTGAAAGGCCGTCAAGCAAATGCTTCACTTCATCGCCACGGTCGTGCCCTTCAACGGAGCAGCAAAGCACCGAGCCGAGGTTCGTAGCACAAAGAAAATCCTTCGCAATCTCTTCATTTCCAATCTCCGAGCGCATTTCAAAGCACGTAGCACATCTTTGTAATGGAACCAGAAAATCTCAATCCGTGTAACACAGGATCCACAGTCCGGCCTCGGTATCCCACCAACTCCGAGAAAAGCGGGTTTCAACTTTCCGCCGGCGCCGATCTGATTACGTGAGCCGCTGATGCGATCGCGTCGCACAACGAGCAAAGGCCTTCAGTTATAAGGCAAGAGGGTTGCCCCGAGCCATTCACTATACAGTCCCACTTCTTCAGATATCATCTTACACACCATCAATATGACAAAGTTCAAAGTTACAGTCACTTCCGACACCGTCTGCCCTTGGTGCTATGTCGGTCGCAGACAGCTCCAGGCTGCGCAGCGCCTGTGGGAACAGAAGTACCCCGACTCAAATGATACTTTCGACATCAGCTACAAGCCTTTCCAGCTGGCGCCCGATTGGGCCCGAGGTCCTGCGTCGAGCATCTCCAAGGAAAAGTTCTACCTCGAGAAGTTTGGAAGAGACCGTGTGGTCAAGATGCACCAGCATTTGAAGGGTGTCGGAGAGTCCCTGGGAATAGACTTCAAGTTCGGAGGACAGACAGGAAATTCGAGAGACTCGCACCGACTGGTCCAGCTTGCCAAGAAGCACGGCCAGGATGCCGAGAGCAAGGCGCTCGATGGCCTTTTCGCTGCGTACTTTGAGAAGAACGACGACATTACCAGCTACGACACCTTGAGAAACGTGGCTGTCGAGGCGGGAATCCCCGAGGATGAGTTCCAGAAAGCTATTGTCGAGAGCGACGAGGGTGGCCCAgaggttgacaagcttgcgGGCGAGGCGCGATACAGTGGTGTCAGCGGTGTGCCTGACTTTGTTCTTCAGGACCGGTTCCGACTCCATGGCGCCAATGATCCA encodes:
- a CDS encoding related to DSBA-like thioredoxin domain protein, which translates into the protein MTKFKVTVTSDTVCPWCYVGRRQLQAAQRLWEQKYPDSNDTFDISYKPFQLAPDWARGPASSISKEKFYLEKFGRDRVVKMHQHLKGVGESLGIDFKFGGQTGNSRDSHRLVQLAKKHGQDAESKALDGLFAAYFEKNDDITSYDTLRNVAVEAGIPEDEFQKAIVESDEGGPEVDKLAGEARYSGVSGVPDFVLQDRFRLHGANDPSTFVSVWEKIKAAEL